Genomic segment of Mercurialis annua linkage group LG6, ddMerAnnu1.2, whole genome shotgun sequence:
gtttatcaatttcttttataaatttttttattcaatagatttttatagttataaatttttgttttctgctctcttttaaaatttgatgtgTCACACATTTTACAACTCGTCAAGTTAGTTGGATATTTAAATTTGATCCTACGTGTATTTCACGGTGAGTATAATGCACGTCCATTTAAGgcttaaaaaatacaaaataaattaaatataaggactttataaatataaaattttaaaatgaccaaataaattaaatataagaagTTCTATACATTTCTGACTTCTGAGAACTCTATCGATTAagattaatatttgtaaaaccaAAATGTAATGCaaaaaacacatttctgaaatttggaaaaaaaataaaatacaatgtTTGGCGTCGCCCGGGTTCGAACCGGAGACCTTCAGTGTGTTAGACTGACGTGATAACCAACTACACCACGACACCAAGCATGCACTGATTATCTCAAGGTTTTACTAATATGATTCTATAAGAGGGCAAATTTCACTGACATTCCCCACTTCACAGAGCAACACTGGACTGGAGCAAAAACCAAACAGTTGAAGAGATAGAGCGAGCCATGGTGAGCAACTCAACATCTCTGCTCACAATCTCTACGCACAATTCAATTTCTTCTCCTCTTCTGTTCCCAAATGAACCTCTTCTCAAACACTCCTCACTCCCATCTCTCCGTTTCAAAAACGACACCGGTTTCAATTCTCACCATCTCTTACCCAAACGATGCAATCTTTTCTCTCTTCCCGCCCTCAAAAAATCCCCCACAAAAAATTCCACTGCTACCCTCGTGGAAATGAGCGACTTGGACGACGATTTTGACGATGAACTTGACGCTTTTGATGACGATTTCGTTGACGACGGCGACGgcgatgatgaagaagaaggggCATTTTTGCCATTAGGTAAAATGCAAAAATGGCTGGAGAATAAACCAAGTGGGTTCGGTGTTGGGAAAGTGTACGATACGCCCATTGAAGATAAACTGCTTGAAGAAATTGAACAGAGTAGAAAAGCTCAAGCTGTTAATTTAGATAACCTTAAGAATAAAGCTGTGCCCAAGAATCAAAATCAAAGCAATAAaggtttgtttttatttctttgtttTATGTTTAAAGAGTTTGAGTTctttaatttggttttgttattaTGAGTTGAGTTGATGTGCAGTGGTTGAAGTGGTTGATTCGAGCGGTGTTCTTGTGCGGGTTTTGAATCTGCCGAAGAAAAAGAATGTTCATAGAGATTTGCAGTTGGCGTTCAAGGATGTTTATGGTGTTGTTAAGATAGTCCCGGCTGTTACTGGGAATAAGAAGACCAAGGACCCGGTTTGCAAGGGTTTTGCTTTTGTTGATTTCAAATCTGAGGAGGATGCTAATAGGTTTGTTTATTTACTTTCGCAGCTTTTAATGTATCAACTGTCTGTTTGGCATTTGCAGCTTATTGTTGTTGCTGTTGTTTTCTTTAAATGCCCATACATATTGTTGCTTTGAAACATGAATAAAATATGGCTGGATGTTGCGTGTTTCGTAAGAACTTAGCATTACAGAAGTATGAACTAAATAAGATCCAAAATATTAGTTCTGTAGGGTTTTATGCATGAATTCAAATACTCCCATCCCGTTTTAGTTCTTTTAGAATAAAGTTCTATCGAGGAATCTCCTTGCTCTGAATCTACTAGTCGAggataatttttgttttagatACTAGAGGTAGAGTCCTGCGCCCAACCCTATGAATCAAGCTTTCTTTGAATGTTGTGCCATTTGGTGATTTCTCGGTTGAGGACTATCAGGAATTGCAAAACCAAAAAGACCACTTATCTAGATCTTCGTGAACAACTGGCTTCATTTGCAAGCATAAACTTAGATCCTCCTGTAAGTCTTTGGTTAGACTATGCTagtattagtatttttcttaGTAAGCTCGTAAACAAGTGTGTTTATGAGTGTACAGCTGAACTTAAACGAGCCAGGCATAAGCAAGTCCAATGtgatttggctaccttaagataTCAGTTTCCAGATTAGGCTTGGGAATCAATctctttcaaattaaaatgaaggTGATGGCAGAGATTCATAATAGAATGCAAAACAAGTTTACTGTATGACTTTGAAGAACTGAAGTTCTGTTTTTGCTTCATTGCATATCATAGAATAGCAATAAAAGCTTCCAATTAGATAAGAAAATGCGGCAGAAATCTGTGCCTAAAGATATGATCATGTTATCATATGAATTATGCATGGACAGTATACAATCTAATTTATACGGGAATTATTGCTATATCAAGCATGTGATTCAGGGGTGCATAATGTTGCTGCTATTGTTTCTCTTTGTCTTGTTTGAATAGGTGAACATAATGGAAAATTAAAATTGCTGCCCGCTACTTATGTGAACTGTATTTCTTCCATGACAGGTTTGTGCAACAATTTTCAGGACAAAGTATATTATTCGGCAAAATTCAAAAGCAGATAAAATGTGTAACGGAAAAATCACACTCTTCCAAATCTTCTGATGATAAATCAGCAGGCAGCTTCAGCTCTGGTTCAAAATTGACAGTACTTGCTTCAGAAGAAGACACAAATGCTAATTTTAATATCGATAATTCATCCGTTGAAGAAACTTCATCTGATGTACCTGATACAGATGAAATCAGTACAACAAAATTTGAAGATGTAACTGATAGTGTCGAATCTTTGAGCATATCAGAGGTGGATAATGATGATAGCATGCAACCTGAAAGTGGTTCATTATCCCAgacgaaacaaaataaacgaCAAGCTACTGAGAAAAAGACCACTGTGaaagataaaaaagaaaaggtTCCGAAGAAGAAAATTCCGGGATCTGCAAAGAGGTGATTTTCGGCATTAACCTGTCTACCAAAGATACGGTTAAGTCTCCTTGTAATTGACCGTATATATAATCGTTTTCAATTCTGATGCAGGTTAATGATGAAGGAGAAAGCTGTGCTGACTGATGTATTCAGTAAATACGGATCACAATCTGTTCCGGCATCAGTCGAAAAGAGCTAATGCATAACATAGATTTGAACTGTTATGAAACATTAGACTAGCTTTTGCATGGAATCCAAAACATGTAACAGAAAATTAGTGTTTAGTAAAACAATAGAACATGATTATGAGCATTTCTTGATAGGGTCTGACTGTTGTAATCTCCATATTTTCAATTACCAAATACTGATTCCTCTATGCTGCTTCCCCTTCAAATTTTACTAGGAAGTCATTTTGTTTTACCAAATAGATACAGCAGTACAGTTGTAATGTTGTCATAGACCATCATTAATTTGAAAATGTTCTAAAATGTACATTCTCTTTAAAACTTTGATTCCTAAATCCTTTAAagaataataaagaaaaaaaaattacttgtggctttaattaattaaatatttagcaTAATAATATAACATTGTAACGTCAATtggttcaaaaaaaaattaattaaaaaattataaatgaaaattaaatttaagattGTGAATGTTATTtagtcaaaaataaataattatattctcaaaaaaaaaaattaattaaaaaattataaatatgtgGCCCAAGTCCAATGGTAGCCCATTTGGCATCCAAAACCCTCTGAAAACCCATAAGGTGAGTGGCACAGAAGTTTCCGTTTTACCGGCGGGAAGTGCATAATGAACCGCCGCATCTCGCGTATTTCTTCATACAGTGCCGCTGTTTTAATTTCGAGGAGGAATTATTCATATTCTACTTCTAATCCTTTCTCTTTGTGGAATTACTCAAGAAAGAGCTGTATTGATGATGCTGATGGTTTTAAATTAGTGAATTTGGATTTTGTCAAGTTAAAATTAGCTGATAGTCTTCGTGTTCGTTGTTACTCTGCGACTGCTTTAAATGTTGCTCAAGTTGCTTCTTTGGTAATTTATTTCTTCTTCTCTATTATGTATTTATTGTTTTCATTTCtcttaattttcttatttttattcttgtcaATACGAAACAGCCTATAACATCTTATTCTTCTCCTTGTGCATCTATCACTCACTCTCGTTGTGCTTCCCTCTCTGTGTGTCGTATTATTGTCTTGTATTAGGCGTTTAAGCAAGGCAAATTGAACTTCCATGAAACTCTATTATGCTGTTTATGACTTGggtttgataaatatttttgaatactGTAAAAATATGTTTGTAAGGGGTGATTTTAGATGTGTTTTGCTTGGTGTAGAAGtcatttttgaaactttttcatCTCTCTTTCTTCATGAGTGATTCACAACCCATAAACAGCCAAGATCAAGAGACGTATTTTAACTGTTAGCCCAATcatttatttttcacttttagagttttttttttgttaaaatatgtTTGTATACTTTTACATTCTTATATTTATGAGCTACTACTAATAATTAGTATTTGATTAGAAATTTCTGCCAAACTTACTCGGCCGGTGCTTTTTTTACGCCTAAGGAAATATTGAGATGTATCGCCTTACTACTGCCTAGTGCTTTTAACTACATCGCCTGAAAAATTAGGTTGTTAAGAATTAAGATGATCCCTTTTCTTCAAAGTTTAGCTGATAAGGTTTTGAATAGGAAATGGTTGATTTTGTTATGACATTGTAGGGTCAAGGTGATAGCAAAGCGGTGTCTGAAAAATTAGAGGACCGTGTTGGAGGTGTGCAACAAAAGCAGATTGGGGAGAATGTTTCTCGGAAGGATAAGATCGAATTTCTTTTGAAAACGGTATGCTTATGCAAAATTTCAAATATCTGCTATCTGTTGTTGATCTTGCCCCTTAGATTTTGGATTTCATTTTATGATAGGCTTGTAATTCAATTTGCTATGATTATCTAATGTGCACATGTGTGCTGTGTGCATGCACTAACTTCTAGCGAAATAAGATTGAATGCACCTAAGAGTGGTGGgtcatttttgaatttatacaTACTAACTGAACATTAAGCTGCTATTATCATACTTCTATTGCACGTTAAAAACAATAAGATTGATATTAGATCTTAGTATCTTTTCTATATGTGCTGCAGTAAGGCTTCCTTAGGCAAACTAATAATTGAAACTTAGTCTTAATCTATACAGCTTTTTGACCTTACCGACAGTAAAGAAGCTGTCTATGGTGCACTTGATGCCTGGGTTGCATGGGAGAGCAACTTTCCTATAGCATCTCTCAAAAGGGTTTTGACCTTACTTGAAGAGGAGCAGCAGTGGCATAGAGTTATCCAGGTGTACTTTTCTCTCTCATTCTCTCCTATGAATGTGTGTGCGTATGCTTTCTAAGACAAACTCCAAAGCAGATTGAAAGACAAAAATGAGTTTGAAGGATTTATGTATTCTTCTCTATCGTATGCTTTATAAAACCTTGATTAAACTCTCTATATTAAAGACTGATAACTGGTTATCGGTGTCATTAATTTTGACATTCATATGAACTTTATATAAATGTTAGAAACTTCTACAAGATAGAAATAGTAAGAAATAGTTTAAGAATCCTGAGATGATTAAAAGAGAATCTATTTTTGTGTACTTGAATGTGCACACAAGATTAATTGAGTATGGTAAAGTTcatataaaaaggaaaaacaaaacTGAAAATATATGAACATCATTTCAGAAATGAAAGGCTAAATCCTTTCCTTAATTTGATAGAAAGATTAGGGGTGGTTTAATGGTCCTTAAATCTTGCCTGCAATTCAGTATTAGCAAGTTTGTTGGAGAAAATAGTGAGAATGAGCAAGAACTAGAACAAAAATAAGGATTAAGCAACTTAACTCTTAAGCACATTAGCTTTCAAGTTCCATATCAAACAATACGTACAacatttaaagataaaatactTTCTGGCTGTTAagatttttgtcaaaaattggAAATGTATGCCCAATGAAGTTTTGTTTGCTCCATCATGTCAATACTCAATAGATATTTTCTTGGTTAAGTTTTTGTTAGGGTAATTTTTTCTTCTCTGGAGTGATGTAATGCCCTGATACTACTctaaaacatttcaccctttgtTACAAGATGGTACTCTTGCCAAATTGTCTTAGTCAATTCCACATTATGTATTTTTGATAAGGATAAAAGCTGCAGCTTGAGTAATGTAATGTCCTAATACTACTCTAAAATATCTCACCTTTAATTATAAGTTGGTTCTCTTGTCAGATTGCTCTCAGTCAATTCCACTTTATTGATAAGTAAAAAGTTGCTACATGAGTTACATCGCGATGTAAATagaatttcacatttttattgaagTTATCTTTGTATTATAATTCTCCAGCATATAAAATAGATAATGTTATGTACTATGCTATTTTACAAGCTTACTTTATAAAAACTTCTCTTATgcttttcataatttttctttctGTTAAAATCTTATAGGTAATAAAATGGATGCTTAGCAAGGGGCAAGGAAATACAATGGGAACATATGGGCAATTAATACGAGCTTTAGATATGGATCATAGAGCGAAAGAGGCTCACATGTTTTGGTTGAAGAAAATTGGATCAGATCTTCACTCGGTGCCTTGGCAGTTATGCCATCGCATGATATCCGTATACCATAGAAACAACATGTTAGAGAATCTTATAAAGGTATGGTCACGTCATGCTTTCTAGGAGGACTTTAGGTTGTGCATTTGTCtttgatttaattatatatagagAGATTACATGTTTCGTTTCATTTAATGTACACAAATTATGGTCCAATTTACAAGTTCATACTGGACGAGTTTTTAAGAAATATACACCTGGAATAAATTATAGCAACTTGATA
This window contains:
- the LOC126653824 gene encoding uncharacterized protein LOC126653824, encoding MVSNSTSLLTISTHNSISSPLLFPNEPLLKHSSLPSLRFKNDTGFNSHHLLPKRCNLFSLPALKKSPTKNSTATLVEMSDLDDDFDDELDAFDDDFVDDGDGDDEEEGAFLPLGKMQKWLENKPSGFGVGKVYDTPIEDKLLEEIEQSRKAQAVNLDNLKNKAVPKNQNQSNKVVEVVDSSGVLVRVLNLPKKKNVHRDLQLAFKDVYGVVKIVPAVTGNKKTKDPVCKGFAFVDFKSEEDANRFVQQFSGQSILFGKIQKQIKCVTEKSHSSKSSDDKSAGSFSSGSKLTVLASEEDTNANFNIDNSSVEETSSDVPDTDEISTTKFEDVTDSVESLSISEVDNDDSMQPESGSLSQTKQNKRQATEKKTTVKDKKEKVPKKKIPGSAKRLMMKEKAVLTDVFSKYGSQSVPASVEKS
- the LOC126685918 gene encoding pentatricopeptide repeat-containing protein At4g18975, chloroplastic codes for the protein MNRRISRISSYSAAVLISRRNYSYSTSNPFSLWNYSRKSCIDDADGFKLVNLDFVKLKLADSLRVRCYSATALNVAQVASLGQGDSKAVSEKLEDRVGGVQQKQIGENVSRKDKIEFLLKTLFDLTDSKEAVYGALDAWVAWESNFPIASLKRVLTLLEEEQQWHRVIQVIKWMLSKGQGNTMGTYGQLIRALDMDHRAKEAHMFWLKKIGSDLHSVPWQLCHRMISVYHRNNMLENLIKLFKGLEAFGRKPPDKLIVQKVADAYEMLGMVEDKERLLQRYKTLFEDTENGYLKKSRYSSSKKKSGGKTRTSNSDACVDT